A section of the Vibrio vulnificus CMCP6 genome encodes:
- a CDS encoding YciN family protein encodes MSDKKSISEFELLLIANHIIQEHDDYIEGMRATSVEEKDDVLVFKGEYFLDHNGLPTAKTTSVFNMFKYLAHHLSKEFTLDK; translated from the coding sequence ATGAGTGACAAGAAATCCATTTCTGAATTTGAACTGCTATTAATTGCCAACCACATCATCCAAGAGCATGACGATTATATAGAGGGAATGAGAGCAACCAGCGTCGAAGAAAAAGATGACGTGCTGGTGTTTAAAGGGGAATATTTCTTAGACCATAACGGCCTACCAACAGCCAAAACCACGTCGGTTTTCAACATGTTTAAGTACCTCGCGCACCATTTGTCGAAAGAGTTTACTCTCGACAAATAA